AAGTGTGAACTATAAAATTCCGGTTTTTATATTGCATTAATTTAGAAAGACTACTCAAATTCTCAACGATAAATGCATCATGATTGGCAAAAAGTTGATCTGCTTCGGCATGTTCCTTGCCTTTCCGTACACCTGCTATATCTATGCCCAGAATAGATATTTTTTTCTTAATTAGACTTTGAATCAACTCATGTGATAATTGTGGAGCCTGTTCAAAATATTCCTTTGAAGCATATCCGTACTTTTCTAAAATGCCTGTATGCAAAATCACAAAATTGCCTTCCTCAATTTCTTGCAAAGGAATATCTGATACTGTAATCTCTCTTTCCGTGACATGGTAAACGTCAAATATTTTCCCTTTTCTTTCACAGTAATCCAAAGGGAATTCCTTATCCATTACATCAAAATGTGTTCCAAAATGACCAAATTTCTGTACTAAAATATCCTTATTGTTGCTCCCAATGAGATTCTTAAAGGTTTCATTTTCAATTGGGATTGTTAGATCAATATACATAGTGAATGCTCCTTATTATAATATAGTTTCCATGGAAATAATGTTATAATATAACTATTTCGCTTGACTGTCAAGAGTTTTAGAAATATAATTTACATGGAAACAAATAGTGAGGTGCAGTATGAATAAAAACGCGAATCAAATTATTGAACAAATTCTTACCATTGTAAATCGCAGCAATATAAAAGACTTTTCAACATCTACATTCTACAATGGATTAACAAAAGAAGTTAGTGTCTATGATAATCTACAAGGGTTATCTTTGTCAGAACTGCATGTTATTGCCTATATTGGTAGTAATGAATTTACAAATGCTACAGATATTTCTCTTGGAACGAGCATTACAAAGGGTGGAATTTCAAAAATTACAAACCGGTTAGTTACAAAAAAATTAATTGTGTGTGACTTTAAAGCGGGCAATAAAAAAGAAAAGTATTACGCCTTAACAAAAGCCGGAAAAGAAGTATTTCTGCTCCATGAACAATTTCATCAAGAGTCATTAAATAAATTAATCAAATTAATAAGTTCTTTTTCAGAACATGAGTTAAGCATTCTGAAAAGGTTTTTTGACGGACTTGTAGAGATATAGAATGTCAATTAAGCCATCTAAAAGGAATGGACTTTCAGTAACAGACTGTGAAGTCCATTAAAAGTTCAGTTTTATGTGTGCTCATGGTTGGCTTGCAGATACATCTATACGTAATATGTAAGAAGGGGATAAAAATGAAAATTGGATATAAACAATAAAAATAGACATACTTATTTTACACAATAAAATAAGGAGTTGTATGAAAATATGAGAGAATCAGATACAATAAAACTGTTACGTGAGTGCGATGCAGGGATAAAAATGGGGGTTGCGTCAATTGATGAAGTTTTAGAATATGCCTATGATGATAAGCTGAAAAAATATCTGATTGACTGCAAAGATAAAC
This genomic stretch from Lacrimispora sphenoides harbors:
- a CDS encoding MarR family winged helix-turn-helix transcriptional regulator, whose product is MNKNANQIIEQILTIVNRSNIKDFSTSTFYNGLTKEVSVYDNLQGLSLSELHVIAYIGSNEFTNATDISLGTSITKGGISKITNRLVTKKLIVCDFKAGNKKEKYYALTKAGKEVFLLHEQFHQESLNKLIKLISSFSEHELSILKRFFDGLVEI
- a CDS encoding cyclase family protein, whose product is MYIDLTIPIENETFKNLIGSNNKDILVQKFGHFGTHFDVMDKEFPLDYCERKGKIFDVYHVTEREITVSDIPLQEIEEGNFVILHTGILEKYGYASKEYFEQAPQLSHELIQSLIKKKISILGIDIAGVRKGKEHAEADQLFANHDAFIVENLSSLSKLMQYKNRNFIVHTYPLALKGVSGLTSRVIAEIPEKK